In Rhodamnia argentea isolate NSW1041297 chromosome 5, ASM2092103v1, whole genome shotgun sequence, the DNA window GGTGGCTGCCGCCTTtgaccaaaagggaaaaagataagaGTGGGCCCCACTTCATTTATATTCTTGTCTTGGCAttcatgaaaacctaggggcaaaatcgtcatttcctattttggtCGGGGCGTTTTGGTCATTAGGCATTCAAGGGCAAATCAGACATTAGGCCATCGGACGGAGGGTGTTTTAGGCTTTCAAAGGTCGGTTTAATCGTAACAAGGCTGGAGCGCGAGAAATTTCAATTCTAAAACAAATTAACTAATCGATCGAAACCTAAACTAATTCGATCGACGATTACAGAAAGTATTCAATTTTTGTCACTTAATCCTTAGAAATCCAATTCTGAacaacaaactggaattcacaATCTTTCCATAAACTGAATCCTACTATTAACAAATGTCAAATTTCCAAGGCGTCGCAGCCGTAGTAAgcatagtttagaatttttagtggccttttctcattcttttcatAGTGATGGCAAATTTTTAAGTTGAGTTTTGACATTGGTGTTATCATATGTAAAGGTGTGGGAGCATGCGTGAGCGTGTTGGACGAGAAGGGAGTGCTGGACATAGACACCTCCATAACCTTGGAAGCAACCTGGCGTGGTATGGAGGATTTAGTTTCCATGGGCTTAGTCCGCAGCATCGGCATCAGGTTGCCCCCAATCTTTGTTGCCTAAACCACGAAAGTATTTGCAATTTCACTGACACGAAAAACTTATCACGCCTTAATGAACTCTTATCTTCACGACAGAAACTCactgttccttttttttgttttttgttttttttccttcttcttccttctattTTACTCCTTTTGCAGCAACTACAGCCTGCTCCAGACAAGGGAATGCTTGGCATACTCCCGAATAAGGCCTGCTGTGAACCAAATTGAGTCGCACCCCTACTTCCAACGCGAATCCCTCATCAAGTTCTGCCAGCAGCACCGTGTCTACATCACGGCGCACACGCCCCTAGGAGGCGCCACGGCCAACACCATTATGTTCGGGTCGGTCTCGTGTTTGGATGACGCGATTCTAAAGGTAACTAGATCAATGTTCTGTCATTGGTCCATAAGGTTAGTGACAAACAGAACCTCCCGAATAATTCAAACTATTACCTGAACAGAAATGTATCACAAAGGATGAAAATGCTTTACTCCATACGGTGCTTGTATTGGTGTCTCACTTAATTCTCAACCGTGGATACATTGTAAATAAAGTATGCCTCAACACTTGAGAAATGTTGAAACAACATGGAAGAGCTGTGCAGGATTGAAAATCCAAACTAGTTATAGCACACAATCACCATCTTAGCAAGAGTGGACATACACTTGCCtagccaaaagaaagaaagaaaaaagatagtgGACATATGAACCAAGACTAACGAGTATACTTGATTTTTTCCTGCTTCCTTGGCTTTAGGGTCTGGCCAAAAAGTATAGGAAGACGGTAGCTCAGATCGTGCTAAGGTGGAGCATTCAACGGAACACGGTGGTCATCCCAAAGACATCAAAAGCCAAGAGGTTGGAGGAGAATTTTCGAGTTTTCGACTTTGAGTTGGAAAAAGAAGACATGGACTTGATAAAAAGCTTGGACCGGAACTACCGGACAAATCAACCTGCAAAATCCTGGGGTATCGATATTTACGCATGAGTTTCAAGCCTGTTTGGAAACGAATTCGTGTTGCCTCGCAAGTAAGGAAAAGACTTAGAAAGAATTGGACATCTGCTGCATCTTGCAACAGAGTGCCTCTAGAAGTTCTACCACGCTAAGGCTGAAATGTTGTTCCCTTTAACAGGTATCGTCAAAAGATAAGGAATAACACAATTTTCTATTCTTATCAACAAAACACGCACTGAAAGACAAGTGCGGAAATATGCGAACTCCTCGCTCTCCATGCTTCTCAAAGTTAATGTCTCCTAATGAACTGAAATATTTGTGGTCCAATGGAAAACCGCAGGCGTGGATCCTCTACCTTGCGAGATGCTTCCCTTGGTTTTTTAGTCAATCTCAACTATTGATATATACCTCATCAATGTGCATCAATGTCGGGATTGATTGAGACACCAAGGGGAGCACCTTGCAGGATAGAGGATCTTCATTGGAAGACAGCAGCAAAAACTCTAATAAATCATAAATCTGATTATGAGAAAAGTTGAAATCTATATCTTTCTAGAGAAAATTACAATCTCGCTTCCCATGGAACATGCAAATTTTACTAAATCAACTCATAGTTGAAACAGTACATACAATGTACCAGCTATGTGCAATTTTTGGTTTGACAGAAAGTTAAACTCTGCCTTCTGTTTTAACGAagaatgcaaaaaagaaaaacaaacattaTGTACTTTCTATCAAACATGCACTACAAAAGCAAACTAGAGAAAAGCGATGCCCAACGATGACTATTTGAGACAAACGGAAAAGTAAACATAACTTACATCTGACTTAAAAGAACAGGAAGCCAATGTAAGATGCTTAAGAATCCAAACTGTGTAATTTCCCCTTTTCACCTTCCACCGGGAGGTTTTATTTGGTCAAAATGTCCACCAATGAAACTGAAAGTTCTTAACGAGGATAAAAACCTTCTATCCTCTGGTGGGTTGAACAACTCTATGTATTCATCATATGTTCCAGCAATTTTGATCCAGCAAGAATGTTAATTTGCATCAATAATACACCAGTCAGGATAATGCAAGAGCTTCTCAAGCTTTACAGTCTTTTTTGCTATCAaatgaattaaagaaaaatgaaaccaatGATCCTTACTCAACTTGGTAATTCTTATAACTGCATGGGAGTAACTCCTCCTACAGCCATATACAACAGACACCCAGATTAAACAACGGCTGGGATTAAGAAACCCATGATCCTTCCCTATTTACAGTTTGCTGTCTCTTCTGTACAAGCTTGTATGTTGGCCACAAATATTAGTAAATTAATGGGATGATAGCATACCGGTCCCGTGGATAGTTGTCGAATTTACTATGATACCACCTATGTGTTTCTGCTGCCGCAAAGACCAAATTCGCCACCTGCCATTACAAAGAACCGACCCTTCTGCTCAGATGGAAAATTATAGCAAAAGAAGCTGCAAGTGCAGGATAGTACATTTATATATGTTAGGACAAAAAGGCCATACCACAAAACCAAACAGCAACCAGATTGTCAGGTCTGATCCTCCACTTGCAACCACTAGTCCCGCATATATAACCTTTCATCATCAGAAGCGGCAATAAGACCCATAAAAAAACAAACCCAATCAAAAGCAGAATATTTAAGCTTTTCTTCTCTATCACCTAGGTGAAATTCAGGGACTGGAacagcaaagagagagagagagagagagagagaggggcagaATATTTAAGCTTTTCTTCTCTATCACCTAGGTGAAATTCAGGGACTGGAacagcacagagagagagagagagagagagagagagagaagcagaatATTTAAGCCTTTCTTCTCTATTACCTAGGTGAAATtcagggggagagagagagagagagagagagagagagagagagagagagagagagagagagagagacttactaTCTCGGCCAAATAGTGTGGACATGAGACAAGTTTAAACCAATTGCCATGAGGGATTACATATTCATGATTTTCTTCTCTGCGTTCACGTAGCGAGCCCTAACAACATCAGAAAAAATTGACAGTTCAAAGCAACATATTTACACGAGAACGTCCATGAGATAGATGCTTGTAGAGCCATTCCTCTCATCATCTACTAAAATAAGTGAGATGGTCAAAGAGAGAGATGCTTAAAGATGTTATTATCCCTATCTAGCTTAAGTAAAGTGAATGTCACATAAttaaaaagtggagaaaatatgaaaagtttgactaagaaaaaatatgatgcaagaaatcacatCCTAGAAGCTCTTCAAATGCACATTCATGCTGTTCAGAGATAATATAATTGTCAACGAGAAACTACTCCCATTAATGATAGAGCTACACATACAAGGATTCTATGACACTGATGCTGATGAATCCAACCCCAGAGAAAGATAATAGCGCCAATCCAGTGACGCCATCCAAGCTTGATAAGAGGATTGACAAACTCCCACAAATCGAATTCGCTGGAGGCCATCTGATCTTTGCCTCTAACAATGAACTCAGACACTCGATTGGCTGAAAATTCATATACTTCCACTGCAAAGTTGCTGCAAAGTGACAATGGCGCAGCAGTGTAGAAACTTGCCATagtgaagaaaagaaattatcaaTCAGAAGAGATAGAAGCACGTAACAGAGTAGGATTATAAGCCAAACATGCTtgcagaaaaataaatcacaacAAGGCATTGTAATGATAAACCAACTGCACCTCAGTGATCAACAGTAGTGCCTGCCCGCGAATCCCACAAAGAAGACAACTCATTCATGACATACCAGAAACATATCCAGTTAAGCATATACTTATGCAAGCTAGTGGTTTGATAAGACCAAGGAACTTCAGACATAAGTAACTCCTCCAGAGATACAGGGTTCTAACTAGCAAGACACCACAGGAGAACTGGTAAAGAGAATGTATGTAATACTCCAAATCTTGGAACCCACTAGCACCAGGAATTTAGCCCAGCCAAACATGAGATGTTTCACAGTGTACATGACGGCATCCACATGAAACTCAACTACCGTGCCTTCAATCCATGACAGATGGAACATTAGCTTCAATTAGCATGTCACAGTCAACGAACCTCATTAACTGGAAAAACACATGCaatgaacaaatcaaaacacCATAGACAAGCCCACTAGGTACCACATTAGCTTCGGTAGCTTAATTGACTTCCCATACATCAAATCATAAGCAACAAACAATTACAATGAAGACATATATATAGTCATAAAAGCTTACAGAGGCATCTATAAGTCTTGAACTATAGTGTAAATTTTCTCTCGCCCCAGCAAAATGCACTATTAAAAGGAACGCGATGGTATGCTTGACAGTTAATAGAAAACTTACAAAAGTCCAGTTAGATAGGCAAATATGTGCATCCGAGCTGATGGGCTGTAGTTAAATACATATATGTTCTCATACAGGCGCCTCAAAACTTGGATCTCCATTAACAGAAGCAGAAACACAGACTTCCAAACCATGTATCTATGCTTTAGCGGAGTTGAACGAGATCTATGCAATGTAAAA includes these proteins:
- the LOC115741968 gene encoding NADP-dependent D-sorbitol-6-phosphate dehydrogenase-like, which translates into the protein MAPTLSNGFSMPAALNCDYPKEITLNSGFTMPIVGLGLFRMEGKDVKDLLLHAIKTGYRHFDCAAKYKNEAEVGEALAEAFRTGLVRREEIFITTKLWNSDHGHVVEACKDSLRKLQLDYLDLYLVHFPVATKHAGVGACVSVLDEKGVLDIDTSITLEATWRGMEDLVSMGLVRSIGISNYSLLQTRECLAYSRIRPAVNQIESHPYFQRESLIKFCQQHRVYITAHTPLGGATANTIMFGSVSCLDDAILKGLAKKYRKTVAQIVLRWSIQRNTVVIPKTSKAKRLEENFRVFDFELEKEDMDLIKSLDRNYRTNQPAKSWGIDIYA
- the LOC115741966 gene encoding polyprenol reductase 2-like isoform X1; amino-acid sequence: MEIGLVELLRAAWIAGILPLLVASLPFRRLSRLHEAMMGFAKRGKIMQSSSYKFTVPQRFFTHFYALAVIWTGLLLAATWLYAYEMAPIASEPFLYSSIAGHLTGGLHHFTLHRSRSTPLKHRYMVWKSVFLLLLMEIQVLRRLYENIYVFNYSPSARMHIFAYLTGLFFYTAAPLSLCSNFAVEVYEFSANRVSEFIVRGKDQMASSEFDLWEFVNPLIKLGWRHWIGAIIFLWGWIHQHQCHRILGSLRERREENHEYVIPHGNWFKLVSCPHYLAEIVIYAGLVVASGGSDLTIWLLFGFVVANLVFAAAETHRWYHSKFDNYPRDRYAIIPLIY
- the LOC115741966 gene encoding polyprenol reductase 2-like isoform X2 produces the protein MEIGLVELLRAAWIAGILPLLVASLPFRRLSRLHEAMMGFAKRGKIMQSSSYKFTVPQRFFTHFYALAVIWTGLLLAATWLYAYEMAPIASEPFLYSSIAGHLTGGLHHFTLHRSRSTPLKHRYMVWKSVFLLLLMEIQVLRRLYENIYVFNYSPSARMHIFAYLTGLFNFAVEVYEFSANRVSEFIVRGKDQMASSEFDLWEFVNPLIKLGWRHWIGAIIFLWGWIHQHQCHRILGSLRERREENHEYVIPHGNWFKLVSCPHYLAEIVIYAGLVVASGGSDLTIWLLFGFVVANLVFAAAETHRWYHSKFDNYPRDRYAIIPLIY
- the LOC115741966 gene encoding polyprenol reductase 2-like isoform X3, which codes for MDCWDFAFVGRVLAFSETQSASRGDDGFRQEGQDHAVLFVWLLLAATWLYAYEMAPIASEPFLYSSIAGHLTGGLHHFTLHRSRSTPLKHRYMVWKSVFLLLLMEIQVLRRLYENIYVFNYSPSARMHIFAYLTGLFFYTAAPLSLCSNFAVEVYEFSANRVSEFIVRGKDQMASSEFDLWEFVNPLIKLGWRHWIGAIIFLWGWIHQHQCHRILGSLRERREENHEYVIPHGNWFKLVSCPHYLAEIVIYAGLVVASGGSDLTIWLLFGFVVANLVFAAAETHRWYHSKFDNYPRDRYAIIPLIY
- the LOC115741966 gene encoding polyprenol reductase 2-like isoform X4; this encodes MEIGLVELLRAAWIAGILPLLVASLPFRRLSRLHEAMMGFAKRGKIMQSSSYKFTVPQRFFTHFYALAVIWTGLLLAATWLYAYEMAPIASEPFLYSSIAGHLTGGLHHFTLHRSRSTPLKHRYMVWKSVFLLLLMEIQVLRRLYENIYVFNYSPSARMHIFAYLTGLFFYTAAPLSLCSNFAVEVYEFSANRVSEFIVRGKDQMASSEFDLWEFVNPLIKLGWRHWIGAIIFLWGWIHQHQCHRILGSLRERREENHEYVIPHGNWFKLVSCPHYLAEIVSLSLSLSCCSSP